One genomic segment of Vulpes vulpes isolate BD-2025 chromosome 2, VulVul3, whole genome shotgun sequence includes these proteins:
- the LOC112910740 gene encoding signal transducer and activator of transcription 5B isoform X2 → MELVRCIRHILYNEQRLVREANNGTSPVGSLADTMSQKHLQINQTFEELRLVTQDTENELKKLQQTQEYFIIQYQESLRIQAQFSQLAQLNPQERLSRETALQQKQVSLEAWLQREAQTLQQYRVELAEKHQKTLQLLRKQQTIILDDELIQWKRRQQLAGNGGPPEGSLDVLQSWCEKLAEIIWQNRQQIRRAEHLCQQLPIPGPVEEMLAEVNATITDIISALVTSTFIIEKQPPQVLKTQTKFAATVRLLVGGKLNVHMNPPQVKATIISEQQAKSLLKNENTRNDYSGEILNNCCVMEYHQATGTLSAHFRNMSLKRIKRSDRRGAESVTEEKFTILFESQFSVGGNELVFQVKTLSLPVVVIVHGSQDNNATATVLWDNAFAEPGRVPFAVPDKVLWPQLCEALNMKFKAEVQSNRGLTKENLVFLAQKLFNSSSSHLEDYNGMSVSWSQFNRENLPGRNYTFWQWFDGVMEVLKKHLKPHWNDGAILGFVNKQQAHDLLINKPDGTFLLRFSDSEIGGITIAWKFDSQERMFWNLMPFTTRDFSIRSLADRLGDLNYLIYVFPDRPKDEVYSKYYTPVPCEPATAKAVDGYVKPQIKQVVPEFVNASTDSAGASATYMDQAPSPAVCPQAHYNMYPQNPDPVLDNDGEFDLDDTMDVARRVEELLGRPMDSQWIPHAQS, encoded by the exons ATGGAGCTGGTCCGCTGTATCCGACATATTCTGTACAATGAACAGAGGCTGGTGCGAGAAGCCAACAAT GGCACTTCTCCAGTTGGAAGTCTTGCTGATACCATGTCCCAGAAACACCTCCAGATCAACCAGACATTTGAGGAGTTGAGACTGGTCACACAGGACACAGAGAATGAACTGAAGAAGCTGCAGCAGACTCAAGAGTACTTCATCATCCAGTATCAGGAGAGCCTGAGGATCCAGG CTCAGTTTTCGCAGCTGGCGCAGCTGAATCCCCAGGAGCGCCTGAGCCGGGAGACGGCCCTCCAGCAGAAGCAAGTGTCCCTGGAGGCCTGGCTGCAGCGTGAGGCCCAGACGCTGCAGCAGTACCGCGTG GAGCTGGCCGAGAAGCACCAGAAGACCCTGCAGCTGCTGCGGAAGCAGCAGACCATCATCCTGGACGATGAACTGATCCAATGGAAGCGGCGGCAGCAGCTGGCAGGGAACGGAGGGCCCCCCGAGGGCAGCCTGGATGTGCTACAGTCCTG GTGTGAGAAGTTGGCCGAGATCATCTGGCAGAACCGGCAGCAGATCCGCAGAGCTGAGCACCTCTGCCAGCAGCTGCCCATCCCTGGCCCAGTGGAGGAGATGCTGGCCGAGGTCAATGCCACCATCACAGACATCATCTcagccctggtgaccag CACATTCATTATTGAGAAGCAGCCCCCTCAGGTCCTGAAGACCCAGACCAAGTTTGCAGCGACAGTGCGCCTGCTGGTGGGCGGGAAGCTGAACGTGCACATGAACCCCCCCCAGGTGAAGGCCACCATCATCAGCGAGCAACAGGCCAAGTCGCTGCTCAAGAATGAGAACACTCGCAA TGACTACAGTGGAGAGATCCTGAACAACTGCTGTGTGATGGAGTATCATCAAGCCACGGGCACTCTCAGCGCGCACTTCAGAAACATG TCCCTGAAACGAATTAAGAGGTCTGATCGTCGTGGAGCAGAGtcagtaacagaagaaaaatttacAATCCTGTTTGAATCACAGTTCAGTGTTGGTGGAAATGAGCTGGTTTTTCAAGTCAAG ACCCTGTCCCTCCCGGTTGTGGTGATCGTCCATGGCAGCCAGGATAATAATGCAACAGCCACCGTTCTCTGGGACAATGCTTTTGCAGAGCCT ggcAGGGTGCCATTCGCCGTGCCTGACAAAGTGCTGTGGCCACAGCTGTGTGAGGCGCTCAACATGAAATTCAAGGCTGAAGTGCAGAGTAACCGGGGCCTGACCAAGGAGAACCTCGTGTTCCTGGCACAGAAACTGttcaacagcagcagcagccaccttGAAGACTATAACGGCATGTCGGTGTCCTGGTCCCAGTTCAACAGG GAGAATTTACCAGGACGAAATTACACGTTCTGGCAGTGGTTCGATGGTGTGATGGAAGTGTTAAAAAAGCATCTCAAGCCTCATTGGAATGATGG GGCTATTTTGGGTTTCGTGAACAAGCAACAGGCCCATGACCTACTCATTAACAAGCCTGATGGGACTTTCCTGCTGAGATTCAGCGACTCTGAAATTGGCGGCATCACCATTGCTTGGAAGTTTGATTCTC AGGAAAGAATGTTTTGGAACCTGATGCCTTTTACCACCAGAGACTTCTCCATCCGGTCCCTGGCTGACCGCTTGGGAGACCTGAATTATCTTATCTATGTGTTTCCTGATCGGCCAAAAGACGAAGTGTACTCCAAATATTACACACCAGTCCCATGCGAGCCTGCCACTG CTAAAGCAGTAGACGGATACGTGAAGCCACAGATCAAGCAGGTGGTCCCTGA GTTTGTGAACGCGTCTACAGATTCTGCTGGGGCCAGCGCCACCTACATGGAccaggccccctccccggccGTGTGCCCCCAGGCTCATTATAACATGTACCCACAGAA ccCTGACCCCGTCCTTGACAATGATGGGGAGTTTGATCTGGACGACACGATGGATGTGGCACGGCGTGTGGAGGAGCTCTTAGGCCGACCTATGGACAGTCAGTGGATCCCTCACGCACAGTCGTGA
- the GHDC gene encoding GH3 domain-containing protein isoform X1, with translation MGRGTTARASGGTRSWDRVDPGMKQSPSGGQDLSLVEQLLGARHRVKPFLYLLRSYYYSHFTDRAAEPRAASCLAQGPAANQVAEPGSELRSCLEMLLLLLLLLLLLLLLLLLLLLLLGLLLPLASLRQRQLQGARPSWLAGLQHRVAGAALQGAAAWQQRRLEQSTLHAGQSQQHALRWCLQGAQRPPCPLTGATDTSAFRNHLPLTKASQAQEEESRGQELPPTSTQYYGEVSLQATLLGLAALNKAYPEVLAPGGTARVTPTSPWPHPLPWPWHALGQVSTPGAKHPGTLLQEALRSPGLRALEAGTAVELLDVFLGLEANGEELAEAVAAGNPGRAAELREALEQGPRGLALRLWPKLQVVVTLDAGGQAEAVAALGALWCQGLAFFSPAYATTGGVVGLSLWPEQPRGLYLLPPGAPFIELLPVKEGAQEEAASTVLLAEAQKGEEYELVLTNHTSLTRCRLGDVVQVVGAHNQCPVVRFVRRLGQGLNVRGEDIQEDTFSEALGRAVGQWPGAKLLDHSCVESSILDSSEGSAPHYEVFVALRGLRNLSEENRDKLDHCLQEVSPRYKSLRFRGSVGPARVHLLGQGAFRELRATLAACPSSPFPPEMPRVLRQRHLAQCLQRRVVS, from the exons ATGGGCCGTGGAACCACCGCCCGGGCCTCAGGAGGGACCCGGAGCTGGGACAGGGTGGATCCTGGGATGAAGCAGAGCCCCTCGGGTGGGCAGGACTTGTCATTGGTTGAGCAgctgctgggtgccaggcaccGCGTCAAACCATTTCTGTATCTTCTGCGgagctattattattcccattttacagacagggcAGCGGAGCCCAGAGCAGCTAGCTGCCTTGCCCAGGGCCCTGCAGCTAaccaagtggcagagccagggtccGAACTCAG gaGCTGCTTGGAgatgctgctgctactgctgctgctcctcctcctcctcctcctcctcctcctcctcctcctcctcctcctggggctgctgctaCCACTGGCCTCGCTCCGGCAGCGGCAGCTCCAGGGTGCCAGGCCGTCCTGGCTTGCCGGCCTCCAGCACCGTGTGGCAGGAGCGGCCCTGCAGGGGGCAGCCGCCTGGCAGCAGCGCAGACTGGAGCAGAGCACCCTGCATGCGGGCCAGAGCCAGCAGCACGCCCTGAGGTGGTGTCTTCAGGGAGCCCAGAGGCCCCCCTGTCCCCTCACGGGGGCCACAG ATACAAGCGCCTTCCGGAACCATCTCCCTCTGACCAAGGCCAGCCAGGCCCAGGAGGAAGAAAGTCGGGGTCAGGAGCTGCCCCCTACCTCAACCCAGTACTACGGGGAGGTCTCCCTGCAG gcCACCTTGCTGGGTCTGGCAGCCCTAAACAAGGCCTACCCAGAAGTGCTGGCTCCAGGGGGCACTGCCCGGGTGACCCCTACATCCCCCTGGCCTCACCCTCTCCCCTGGCCTTGGCATGCCCTGGGCCAGGTTAGCACCCCTGGAGCCAAGCACCCTGGAACCCTGCTGCAAGAGGCACTGAGGTCCCCAGGGCTGCGGGCCCTGGAAGCTGGGACGGCAGTTGAACTCCTGGACGTCTTTTTGGGCCTGGAGGCCAATGGTGAAGAGCTGGCTGAGGCAGTGGCTGCCGGGAACCCAGGGCGGGCGGCTGAGCTGCGGGAGGCGCTAGAGCAGGGGCCCCGAGGACTGGCCCTCCGGCTCTGGCCAAAGCTACAGGTGGTGGTGACGCTGGATGCAGGAGGCCAGGCCGAGGCTGTGGCTGCCCTGGGGGCCTTGTGGTGTCAAGGGCTGGCCTTCTTCTCACCTGCTTATGCCACCACTGGAG GGGTGGTGGGCCTGAGCCTGTGGCCAGAGCAACCTCGAGGGCTCTACCTTCTGCCCCCTGGAGCTCCTTTTATTGAGCTGCTCCCAGTTAAGGAAGGAGCCCAGGAAGAGGCTGCCTCTACTGTCCTGCTGGCCGAAGCCCAGAAGGGTGAGGAGTACGAGCTGGTGCTGACCAACCACACCAGCCTCACCAG GTGCCGCCTGGGTGATGTGGTACAGGTGGTGGGTGCCCACAATCAGTGTCCAGTCGTCAGGTTCGTCCGCAG gCTGGGCCAGGGCCTGAATGTGCGAGGAGAAGACATTCAAGAGGATACATTCTCTGAGGCCCTGGGCAGGGCGGTAGGGCAGTGGCCAGGGGCCAAACTGTTAGACCACAGCTGTGTGGAGAGCAGCATTCTGG ATTCCTCCGAAGGCTCTGCTCCCCACTATGAGGTGTTTGTGGCGCTAAGGGGGCTGAGGAACCTGTCAGAAGAAAATCGAGACAAG CTTGACCACTGCCTTCAGGAAGTCTCTCCTCGCTACAAGTCCCTGAGGTTCCGGGGCAGCGTGGGCCCTGCCAGAGTTCAcctgctggggcagggggccTTCAGAGAACTCCGGGCCACCCTTGCAGCCTGCCCCTCGTCCCCCTTCCCTCCCGAGATGCCCCGGGTCCTCAGGCAGAGGCATCTGGCCCAGTGTCTGCAGAGAAGGGTGGTGTCCTGA
- the GHDC gene encoding GH3 domain-containing protein isoform X2, whose translation MLLLLLLLLLLLLLLLLLLLLLLGLLLPLASLRQRQLQGARPSWLAGLQHRVAGAALQGAAAWQQRRLEQSTLHAGQSQQHALRWCLQGAQRPPCPLTGATDTSAFRNHLPLTKASQAQEEESRGQELPPTSTQYYGEVSLQATLLGLAALNKAYPEVLAPGGTARVTPTSPWPHPLPWPWHALGQVSTPGAKHPGTLLQEALRSPGLRALEAGTAVELLDVFLGLEANGEELAEAVAAGNPGRAAELREALEQGPRGLALRLWPKLQVVVTLDAGGQAEAVAALGALWCQGLAFFSPAYATTGGVVGLSLWPEQPRGLYLLPPGAPFIELLPVKEGAQEEAASTVLLAEAQKGEEYELVLTNHTSLTRCRLGDVVQVVGAHNQCPVVRFVRRLGQGLNVRGEDIQEDTFSEALGRAVGQWPGAKLLDHSCVESSILDSSEGSAPHYEVFVALRGLRNLSEENRDKLDHCLQEVSPRYKSLRFRGSVGPARVHLLGQGAFRELRATLAACPSSPFPPEMPRVLRQRHLAQCLQRRVVS comes from the exons atgctgctgctactgctgctgctcctcctcctcctcctcctcctcctcctcctcctcctcctcctcctggggctgctgctaCCACTGGCCTCGCTCCGGCAGCGGCAGCTCCAGGGTGCCAGGCCGTCCTGGCTTGCCGGCCTCCAGCACCGTGTGGCAGGAGCGGCCCTGCAGGGGGCAGCCGCCTGGCAGCAGCGCAGACTGGAGCAGAGCACCCTGCATGCGGGCCAGAGCCAGCAGCACGCCCTGAGGTGGTGTCTTCAGGGAGCCCAGAGGCCCCCCTGTCCCCTCACGGGGGCCACAG ATACAAGCGCCTTCCGGAACCATCTCCCTCTGACCAAGGCCAGCCAGGCCCAGGAGGAAGAAAGTCGGGGTCAGGAGCTGCCCCCTACCTCAACCCAGTACTACGGGGAGGTCTCCCTGCAG gcCACCTTGCTGGGTCTGGCAGCCCTAAACAAGGCCTACCCAGAAGTGCTGGCTCCAGGGGGCACTGCCCGGGTGACCCCTACATCCCCCTGGCCTCACCCTCTCCCCTGGCCTTGGCATGCCCTGGGCCAGGTTAGCACCCCTGGAGCCAAGCACCCTGGAACCCTGCTGCAAGAGGCACTGAGGTCCCCAGGGCTGCGGGCCCTGGAAGCTGGGACGGCAGTTGAACTCCTGGACGTCTTTTTGGGCCTGGAGGCCAATGGTGAAGAGCTGGCTGAGGCAGTGGCTGCCGGGAACCCAGGGCGGGCGGCTGAGCTGCGGGAGGCGCTAGAGCAGGGGCCCCGAGGACTGGCCCTCCGGCTCTGGCCAAAGCTACAGGTGGTGGTGACGCTGGATGCAGGAGGCCAGGCCGAGGCTGTGGCTGCCCTGGGGGCCTTGTGGTGTCAAGGGCTGGCCTTCTTCTCACCTGCTTATGCCACCACTGGAG GGGTGGTGGGCCTGAGCCTGTGGCCAGAGCAACCTCGAGGGCTCTACCTTCTGCCCCCTGGAGCTCCTTTTATTGAGCTGCTCCCAGTTAAGGAAGGAGCCCAGGAAGAGGCTGCCTCTACTGTCCTGCTGGCCGAAGCCCAGAAGGGTGAGGAGTACGAGCTGGTGCTGACCAACCACACCAGCCTCACCAG GTGCCGCCTGGGTGATGTGGTACAGGTGGTGGGTGCCCACAATCAGTGTCCAGTCGTCAGGTTCGTCCGCAG gCTGGGCCAGGGCCTGAATGTGCGAGGAGAAGACATTCAAGAGGATACATTCTCTGAGGCCCTGGGCAGGGCGGTAGGGCAGTGGCCAGGGGCCAAACTGTTAGACCACAGCTGTGTGGAGAGCAGCATTCTGG ATTCCTCCGAAGGCTCTGCTCCCCACTATGAGGTGTTTGTGGCGCTAAGGGGGCTGAGGAACCTGTCAGAAGAAAATCGAGACAAG CTTGACCACTGCCTTCAGGAAGTCTCTCCTCGCTACAAGTCCCTGAGGTTCCGGGGCAGCGTGGGCCCTGCCAGAGTTCAcctgctggggcagggggccTTCAGAGAACTCCGGGCCACCCTTGCAGCCTGCCCCTCGTCCCCCTTCCCTCCCGAGATGCCCCGGGTCCTCAGGCAGAGGCATCTGGCCCAGTGTCTGCAGAGAAGGGTGGTGTCCTGA
- the HCRT gene encoding hypocretin neuropeptide precursor: MNPPSTKVPWAAVTLLLLLLLPPALLSPGAAAQPLPDCCRQKTCSCRLYELLHGAGNHAAGILTLGKRRPGPPGLQGRLQRLLQASGNHAAGILTMGRRAGAEPAPRPCPGRRCPVVAVPSAAPGGRSGV, translated from the exons ATGAACCCTCCCTCTACAAAG GTCCCCTGGGCCGCCGTGactctgctgctgctcctcttgctgcCGCCCGCGCTGCTGTCGCCCGGGGCGGCCGCGCAGCCCTTGCCCGACTGCTGCCGCCAGAAGACGTGCTCCTGCCGCCTCTACGAGCTGCTGCACGGCGCGGGCAACCACGCTGCCGGCATCCTCACGCTGGGCAAGCGGCGGCCCGGACCCCCGGGCCTCCAGGGCCGGCTGCAGCGCCTCCTGCAGGCCAGCGGCAACCATGCGGCCGGCATCCTGACCATGGGCCGCCGCGCAGGCGCAGAGCCAGCGCCGCGCCCCTGTCCCGGGCGCAGATGTCCCGTGGTGGCCGTCCCCTCTGCAGCGCCTGGAGGGCGGTCGGGAGTCTGA